The sequence ACGATACCACTACTCTAGCTAGacttaaacaaaacattaattcTGATATTGTTAAAAGGTCAGACAAAAACCACcagagaaaaaatattgttagtGACTTATACCGCTTACATGAAAAACACAAAGGTAAATTGTCAACAAGTACTATAAGCTACTTGACAAAAGATTTAGATTATGCGATAGCCCAAAACCAGAATCATGCAGAACAATTGAGCCAGAATATTTATGCTATCATTCCCCATTCTTTTGGTGATCATTCTCACTGTGACTTATCGTGGTGTAACTACCATAAAGATCCAGAAAATTACAAACACAAAAGTCTTCCGTATGGCAAAGATTTAAACGGAGAGGAAATGTTTGCTGATTTGTCAAAATTGTTTGATTCTTACGCAAAGAACTCACATAAATTAGCTAACTGTGGCAGCTCACAAGGAAACGAATCCTTAAATCAAATAATCGCGTTAAAGGCACCAAAAGCTAAGCATTTTGGGAGTAGCCAATCCCTTCCTTTCCGAGTATGCGTGGGTGTTATTCAGAAAAACGAAGGTCGTTCTTATATACCACAAGTATACGAAGCTCATAATTTGTCACCGGGAAAATTTACAGTAATGCATACGgcaaaaatagacaaaaagcGCAAACATGACAAAGTAAATGCAAGTACCCGGGAGGCAAAGAGAAAAAGACTAgtcaaaaaaggaaaattcaacATAAATCTAAAGGCCAAAGAAATACGAGAAGGCATCACATATGCAACCTCTATATCTGCACCAGGAAATTCGATAGAGAAAGCTGATGATATTTCACCCATTCCTGATCCTGAACCAGAAGTGACAGAAGATCCCGTGTCTTTGAAAGACGAAACATTTGTTTACTTTGACCTTGAAACTACAGGATTCGGtaagaaattaattgtttttgttgatgGCTGTCTTTTATTATATAGCCAATAGAATCGTTATCTTTTTTCGGCTACAGATTATTTTCCTATTTATGAAGAACTTAAACAGCCAGATCTTCTTTGATTTGAATCTACACTGAGTAATtggaaatttataaacaaaaaacaaaaacaacaaataaaaaaacacgatCAGGCTACACCAGTATGTAAATGTTATATGTGTGCCTAATATTTATATGTCTTATTGTCATTCAAAAAGGGATAAAATACAACTTGGAATATAATGCGTTGCTATTCTATAGGACCTGAATACATTATTAGAAATCTTTATAGTATCACAGTATATTTAAAATGTCTTAGCGTTTTTACCAATACTAAGaagtttgaataataatatcaaATGTATTTAACATTATGCATACATAATAAATAGGctaaataattatgaataaagAGAGAAATTAACTGGAATTCAGAAATTCAGAGGACATGCATTGAATTGTATGCGTTTCCGTTAGTTTTGCTAAGTAACATAAACGATAATCATTGTAGTTTTTTACTGTGTGCATCGTAAGATGAATGATAGGACGGCAATTTTTAAGTATTAATATCAAAGActtattttgaattgtttctttttcagGTACTGATTGTGATATCATTCAATTAGCTGCAGCATATGCCAACCAAAATTATAATCGGTATATGGTACCTAGTCAGCGTATCTCGCCATCTGCCTCTAAAGTAACCGGGTTTTCAAAAAGTGgtttaattttgtacaaaaacgGGGAAATTATGCAGACAGATGAAGAACCTGAAATTTTTAAGCAGTTTATTTCTTGGCTTccaaaaaaatgcattctgATTGGTcacaattcaaaaatttttgATTCCAGGATTCTGACTAAggctttacaaaataataatgtcATGAAAGATTTTGAATTGAAATGCGTTGGATTTATTGACACCTTATCATTGACGAAAGAACTACTACCAGACAGAAAGACAAGTAAGCAGTCATACAACCAGGAATCACTCGTGAAAGATATTGTTGGAATTAGTTATGATGCACACAATGCCATTGGTGATGTGCAATCCCTGCAACAGCTGATCAACACGTTAAAAGTTTCTCCAAGAATGCTTGAAAAACACAGCTTCTCTGTTCGCTACACAGTAAACATGATCAGTAAGCTGCAGCTAACTAAATCTAGACTGGAGTCATTTAACAACATACCATCTTCTTTTTGTTCAAAGACAATGCTGAACAAAATTGCCAAATCCGGTTTACGGTTAAACCATCTCATCCTTGCAGGAAATAGAGGAGGTGTTGATGGTATACGCGAATTGCTTACAGAACAGATCGACGGGAAACCCCGAGTTACCAAAGACAAGAAGATACTGGACTCGATTTCAGAACATATTATGTCATTgcaaaactagaaaaaaaacattgtctgaacgtttatacattattttttttattttatattacacGTTTAGTTTCTAGATAAAACACATTacgattttataatattgacaTCAATTCACGAtcattgaacaaaacaaaaagtaggATAAAAGGATAATGGAAGATTTGCATCAAACTTTGATATATTGTGTAGGTTTTATCTATAAATTACGTGTATCCCCTTtgcttttataatataaaacatagtCACCATCTAATTTCAGGATGGAATAATAAATCAGTACTATTGTCTATTTTTTGTGTTGTACGTCGTACGACGATTCATCGGCACATTGATGACTCGATTaggtaaaaaaatgtgtttttcagTACAGTTTGTCTTTTGACTTTTTCTACAGTTTTTCTGCGgcattgtcaatttgttttcatcTTTGGAACATTTCGTTTTCCTTACTGATTGAGCagcagcaaatatttcatgtattttcgGGTCGAAAATGTATTCAATGAATGTATATCGTCATTCTGTGGATTTCAATGATAGTTTCCGTTTACTTGGCTTAAACTTTTACAGATTCTAAACTACCAGTCcattgtttaaagattttcttttatcattaaATCAGTGCCTTAATTGTTGTTCATTGACGTAAACCCCACACTGATAGAAAAATTAAGTTATACATGACTAGGGTCTCATCTAATCTGTAAACAAATGAATATCCGTAATAACTAGTGATACTTTTTCAGACAGGATAATTATTTCATAAGCGCTATAGCGCGTAATTAGTTTAAAAACACATTGTAAACAAAGAGACGCCTTGAGGTAGCGGTCGTTGTCTTCATTTGACAAGATTTTTATGTTGGTGACTATTCTGCTGATAGAGACTTGACGTTGCGTAATCCTCTTCGGCGACGTCATGCAATTTCTATCTTTTACCGTCAGCAATACCCTTTCAACGgctgatatataaaaaaggagtCCGGTAACCATAggaaaattatatatcaatagaAAGGAAAATTCtatcataaaaacatttaatttttatagaaaaatcgTGGGAATGGTTTTAACTGCAGTTTAAAATAAGCTGGAAATTTCTTACTTTTTGCGTAAATTTGACGTTATGTCTATGTACTTCATGGTGTTTTTCTAACAATTTCAAATGACTGTAACTTTGAAAGTACATCGGTTACCCactcaaaattttcaatttttctgtttgtttttaaaagttctaCGTGAAtacaatttcttaaaaaaatcggTGGACAAGCCATTTACGTACCTGTTACCTTAATACTTTAAATAACAGTATTTCACTTTTCTGCTTGGTTGATTTTGTGTACATCATGAAGACATACAAAACATGCCTTCCAATATTATGAAGTGTGAGCATGTTTGTATTCGGAGtattatgtttgaaatttttggtgattgtgtatatataaaaaaaatgtaaattgattTCTGATTGTGTTCAAACATATCATAATGTGGCGTCAACAATTAACTTCCCAATATAAGCAGACATACGACGCTAAGTATGGTAAGAACAAACTTAGTCTTAAACGAATAATTCTTGAATTTCTTTGTGGTAAAAGTTAAATGCTTATGAATTGATATCTACCTCAGAATTAAGATGTACACATGTATGTGTATGAAtgcaacaaataaacaataaactatAAAGTTTGACCTGTGTAGTGTAATATTGTGTTtgcattatattatatattactCAAACATAGATACCAGATTTAAAATTGTGTTCACCAGtcaatatgaatatatgtatcATTTGCTATTTGCGTTTTttgtgtacatacatgtatgtgtgatGTTCAATTGTTATTGCTATGAGTATTTCTATACcatttatcaaaactttttCGCCTGTGTGTATGTACAAAAACGTGATTCCCTTAGGAACAAAGGGGGCTTAAATTAATGATAGTAACCTCGTCTGAAAAACACACAACAGTCTTTTGAGAAAGGAAATAGACACCAGAGgaacagttaaactcataagtcgaacaAACCACGCCATGGTTTCCGGACAACAATACTTAGTTCAAACGTAAAGAGCATTCGTTAAAATGcaaatgtatatgttacagtaaatggtTGAAATTAGGACTTCCATGAAATTACGAAACAATTTAGTAAATTTATAGAATCACGTATAATTTATAGGTTCATGAGGTAGTCActgtttattttgtcatttttacaggtatttcctaactttacattttttgtttcaatatttttgatagattttaagaaaccttataaaaaatacaagggTACGGATTGTAGAGCTGAGTTAAAGGAAAATGTATCTTATGTTCAAAGGGGGGAAGTACTTTTTCCGCTACTTATTTCATTGTATGTGAATAGTCTTGCAATTTAGTTTCTAAGTGATGGTTTTTTCTGGATCTAGTACATGAGTTGTCTTTTTTTTGCTTATGTATGCCAAAAATATGATTGGTTTCTGATTCTGTTAAAGGTACAAAAAAGGTGTATTAGACACATAGTTACTGTACTCTAATAAATTACTAAAGTTAtgtcattaagaaaaaaagattg is a genomic window of Mytilus trossulus isolate FHL-02 chromosome 1, PNRI_Mtr1.1.1.hap1, whole genome shotgun sequence containing:
- the LOC134692105 gene encoding uncharacterized protein LOC134692105, translating into MSEEIPLRRKNGQFGGKVFNNSRQNLTKSVVVVNEMSCPNETLLPSQENDSNSTLAWRDGRRVVELGLLADQLKACKNCYSPLYLHNCSKEQRYGLGSILYIPCGSCPYTNLINTGKRHRSETSKKGMLIWDVNTKCSLAYLDAGMDPHQTVNFLAGINIPPIAVKNLKIREREIGKTIEKCAEMSCQKALQEEIDLSRDEDDNLNGPSITVSFDGAWQKRGSGRSYSSLTGHATMIGEKTGKCVSQGTKSADCRKCMYVDEKGDGQHDCRKNHSGSAKSMEPNLAVEMVQDLQCKGCTVSCIIMDDDTTTLARLKQNINSDIVKRSDKNHQRKNIVSDLYRLHEKHKGKLSTSTISYLTKDLDYAIAQNQNHAEQLSQNIYAIIPHSFGDHSHCDLSWCNYHKDPENYKHKSLPYGKDLNGEEMFADLSKLFDSYAKNSHKLANCGSSQGNESLNQIIALKAPKAKHFGSSQSLPFRVCVGVIQKNEGRSYIPQVYEAHNLSPGKFTVMHTAKIDKKRKHDKVNASTREAKRKRLVKKGKFNINLKAKEIREGITYATSISAPGNSIEKADDISPIPDPEPEVTEDPVSLKDETFVYFDLETTGFGTDCDIIQLAAAYANQNYNRYMVPSQRISPSASKVTGFSKSGLILYKNGEIMQTDEEPEIFKQFISWLPKKCILIGHNSKIFDSRILTKALQNNNVMKDFELKCVGFIDTLSLTKELLPDRKTSKQSYNQESLVKDIVGISYDAHNAIGDVQSLQQLINTLKVSPRMLEKHSFSVRYTVNMISKLQLTKSRLESFNNIPSSFCSKTMLNKIAKSGLRLNHLILAGNRGGVDGIRELLTEQIDGKPRVTKDKKILDSISEHIMSLQN